The following coding sequences lie in one candidate division KSB1 bacterium genomic window:
- a CDS encoding c-type cytochrome — protein MRKLIYSNIWFLFILVNFGSAQDNILGTEEQRAAGKQLYDKYCAQCHGINGDANSVGKKYFRPEPRDFTSGTFKFRTTESGELPTHNDITRSIKNGMPSTGMPAWTNFSNNELDNLAYYLKSFSKDFVDFGDVTPITIPNPPSLTEESIRRGRQVFVENQCVDCHGNLGLGDGPSAPTLIDQWDQPIRAADLSKKWTFRGGPTREDIYRTFTTGLDGSPMPSYSIQPPEDQWHLVNYVYSLGESEANYGTLVIAEGLESKMDISQGKALFQNANETLFPIVGQIIEPGRQFYPGVNAVKVKAVYDQEDIAIMLTWHDMSAETNAGNSPTLVAPNFDPNADPETDEFNDAVAILLPSKLPQGIKKPYFMFGDSKNSVDLWFLDLAKDSADFYIGKGSQNLKPGESNLEVTHSFEEGEWTAIFKRKRISEDGLSFEENTFIPIAFSIWDGFNKERGNKRGLTSWYNLYLQPMETESAVGPMAKYAMITLLAELGLIFFVRVRYKGKS, from the coding sequence TTGAGAAAACTGATTTACTCGAATATTTGGTTTTTATTTATATTGGTCAATTTTGGTTCTGCCCAGGATAACATTCTTGGTACCGAAGAGCAGCGGGCAGCTGGAAAACAGCTATATGATAAATATTGTGCCCAATGTCATGGAATTAATGGCGATGCCAACAGCGTTGGGAAAAAATATTTCAGACCCGAGCCACGCGATTTTACCTCCGGAACGTTTAAATTCAGAACAACGGAAAGCGGTGAATTACCGACACATAATGACATTACCAGAAGCATAAAAAACGGGATGCCATCCACAGGTATGCCGGCATGGACAAATTTTTCCAATAACGAATTGGACAACCTGGCGTATTATCTCAAATCCTTTTCAAAAGATTTTGTTGATTTCGGTGATGTGACTCCAATAACAATTCCCAATCCGCCATCACTAACCGAAGAATCAATCCGAAGAGGCAGGCAAGTTTTCGTAGAAAACCAGTGTGTTGATTGCCATGGGAATCTTGGGCTCGGGGATGGTCCATCTGCCCCAACTTTGATAGACCAGTGGGATCAACCCATTCGGGCGGCAGATTTAAGCAAAAAATGGACTTTTAGAGGCGGTCCCACCCGGGAAGATATTTATCGAACTTTTACAACAGGATTGGACGGGTCTCCAATGCCTTCCTATTCCATCCAACCTCCGGAAGATCAATGGCATTTGGTGAATTATGTGTATTCCCTGGGAGAGTCCGAAGCCAATTACGGCACTTTGGTAATCGCCGAAGGATTAGAAAGTAAAATGGACATAAGCCAGGGTAAAGCCCTGTTTCAAAATGCCAATGAAACCCTGTTCCCAATCGTTGGCCAGATCATTGAACCGGGTAGACAATTTTATCCTGGTGTGAATGCGGTTAAAGTAAAAGCAGTATATGACCAGGAGGACATCGCAATCATGCTTACCTGGCATGACATGAGCGCCGAAACCAATGCCGGCAATAGCCCAACTTTAGTCGCGCCAAATTTTGATCCGAATGCCGATCCTGAAACGGATGAATTTAATGATGCTGTCGCAATCCTGCTTCCGTCAAAACTGCCACAGGGTATAAAAAAGCCTTATTTTATGTTTGGTGATAGTAAAAATTCCGTTGACCTCTGGTTCCTCGACTTAGCTAAAGATTCTGCGGATTTTTATATTGGTAAAGGCAGTCAGAATCTCAAACCTGGTGAATCAAATCTGGAAGTCACTCATAGTTTTGAAGAGGGAGAGTGGACTGCCATCTTTAAACGAAAGAGAATTTCAGAAGATGGACTATCGTTTGAAGAGAACACCTTTATTCCCATCGCATTTTCTATTTGGGATGGATTTAATAAAGAGCGTGGCAACAAGCGCG
- a CDS encoding cytochrome c — MNFLVVLPVVAVMIVLKFTRINILGWMAAWWFAIYFVLVYGIDPPMPSSIFGMFMAIVTLALLAYLTADSENLEFAKSSIIRFLTDKKFMTPLIIVTIGLPTLVATRVYLNAAKRVQPPVIARTIHPPPPTEITFKGTKIDLVTSGNPYRELEETDPNSFLKHVENGRRVYYQNCVFCHGDNMRGNGIFVHGLDPIPANFADPTTIAMLQESYLFWRIAKGAPGLPEEATPWSSAMPAWEKFLSEEEIWDVILFLYDYTDQRPRAQEEH, encoded by the coding sequence ATGAATTTCTTAGTTGTTCTTCCCGTTGTCGCAGTAATGATTGTGCTGAAATTTACCAGGATCAATATCCTGGGTTGGATGGCCGCCTGGTGGTTTGCGATCTATTTTGTCCTGGTTTACGGCATCGATCCACCCATGCCGTCGTCCATCTTTGGCATGTTCATGGCAATCGTTACCCTTGCCTTGTTGGCTTATTTGACTGCAGATTCTGAGAATCTGGAGTTTGCTAAATCTTCAATCATTCGGTTTTTGACCGACAAAAAATTTATGACTCCCCTAATTATCGTGACTATTGGATTACCTACCCTGGTCGCTACCCGGGTTTACTTAAATGCAGCAAAGCGGGTGCAGCCACCAGTTATTGCAAGAACCATCCATCCACCGCCGCCAACTGAAATCACTTTTAAAGGCACAAAAATTGATTTGGTAACTTCAGGGAATCCCTACCGGGAATTGGAAGAAACCGATCCGAACAGTTTTCTAAAGCACGTTGAAAATGGCCGGCGGGTGTATTACCAAAATTGCGTGTTTTGTCATGGCGACAACATGCGTGGCAATGGTATTTTTGTCCATGGGTTAGACCCCATCCCGGCAAACTTCGCCGATCCGACTACTATCGCGATGCTTCAAGAATCTTACCTGTTTTGGAGGATTGCAAAGGGAGCTCCCGGGTTGCCGGAAGAGGCAACACCCTGGTCTTCTGCAATGCCGGCATGGGAAAAATTTTTGTCGGAAGAAGAAATTTGGGATGTAATTCTTTTTCTGTATGATTACACGGACCAACGTCCCCGAGCGCAGGAGGAACATTGA
- a CDS encoding c-type cytochrome, whose translation MKNGLSIFLFTVSVTLFYWYVGQQVPQKITYPPESTELSADMTTDEMVVVGEEIMSGKGTCMTCHTIGSTADGRFPDLGNIGVIASARKDGMTDIEYLAESIYDPNIYVVEGFLPGMPAIHKPPISLSDEEILTIIAYLQSLGAAPTVTMQTTHSFTGQGASASESAAAQTAVLISNLDGPGIFVTYGCNTCHSVDVPTPLIGPSLVDVGNRLAKSQIYESVLEPDLNITEGFPATVMKTYLDGISFYDRVSTQQLKVLVDYLESLKGSQ comes from the coding sequence ATGAAAAACGGTTTATCTATTTTCCTTTTTACGGTTTCAGTTACATTATTCTATTGGTATGTTGGCCAGCAGGTGCCGCAAAAGATAACCTATCCACCAGAATCCACAGAACTCAGCGCTGATATGACCACTGATGAGATGGTTGTTGTTGGGGAAGAAATCATGAGCGGTAAAGGAACCTGTATGACTTGTCACACTATCGGGTCAACAGCAGATGGCAGATTTCCAGACTTAGGAAATATTGGCGTTATCGCAAGCGCCAGAAAAGATGGAATGACTGATATTGAGTACCTGGCCGAATCAATCTACGATCCGAATATTTATGTCGTTGAAGGATTCCTCCCCGGTATGCCCGCGATCCACAAGCCGCCAATAAGTTTAAGTGATGAAGAAATTCTAACGATTATCGCCTACTTACAATCACTTGGCGCTGCCCCTACCGTAACCATGCAAACCACGCACAGCTTTACCGGGCAGGGTGCCAGCGCTTCCGAAAGTGCAGCGGCACAAACCGCGGTACTAATATCTAATCTTGACGGACCTGGAATATTTGTTACATACGGATGCAATACCTGCCATTCAGTGGATGTACCCACTCCATTGATCGGACCAAGTCTGGTTGATGTTGGCAATCGACTCGCAAAATCTCAAATTTATGAATCCGTACTTGAACCGGATTTAAACATAACTGAGGGATTCCCAGCAACCGTTATGAAAACATACTTGGATGGAATTAGTTTTTATGATAGAGTGTCTACTCAACAATTAAAAGTTTTGGTTGATTATCTCGAATCATTGAAAGGAAGCCAATGA
- a CDS encoding cytochrome ubiquinol oxidase subunit I translates to MTKRNYMYIFISAMVVMGLFVSLNTLRQDLSLKRQAQQLEEGIDETAQIEQAITPATIGNVEYRKFPLVGSRTALWVIAQLHLMFGAFVLAVPMFALIIEFIGYKTKEKKYDKLAYEFTKLLSVSFSFTAALGAMLTFMLMVLYPKLMNYMMAIFTPTFLPYTMLFFAEAIFLYSYYYGWGKFSPKVHLALGVCLNIVGTAIMFIANAWLTFMNTPNGITETGALISTWDAINNFIWMPINIHRIIANVAFGGSIAAAYGAYKFLGSKTKEEKAHYDWMGYVGNFIAISALLPLPFAGYWLGKEIYAYSQSLGIVLMGGTFSWLFIIQAVLIGNLFLGANYYLWLSMERIQGAERFRKFIKYLLASITLCFIVWATPHSLVASIEEARRMGGAHHPMLGVLGVMSAKNTAVNILILTTYLSFLLYRRGNKVPTVTWAKKGNTAQFSIFAAVAIFVIFLGIYGYFVEAKIRIGLSVPQVLSVLFAMFSITIIDVYMYKNAEVKGKIEWGKMPARSQYALFFLAITFTWLMGLMGYVRSGLRQHWHIYGVMKDTSPDAFTPTLGYASGVVSVTVLIFFTFIAIVFWLTSLSGKKDWEEKSLEAQS, encoded by the coding sequence ATGACAAAAAGAAATTACATGTATATTTTTATATCTGCAATGGTTGTTATGGGTTTGTTCGTCTCTCTTAATACACTGCGTCAAGATTTAAGCTTAAAGAGGCAGGCCCAACAATTAGAAGAAGGCATTGATGAAACGGCTCAAATCGAGCAAGCCATTACTCCAGCAACGATTGGCAATGTTGAATATCGAAAATTCCCATTAGTCGGTAGCAGGACGGCACTGTGGGTGATAGCGCAATTACATCTTATGTTTGGCGCTTTTGTACTGGCCGTACCGATGTTTGCACTGATCATCGAATTTATCGGTTACAAAACCAAAGAAAAAAAATATGATAAACTGGCCTATGAATTTACAAAGTTACTCTCTGTATCCTTCTCTTTTACTGCCGCCCTGGGAGCCATGCTTACCTTCATGCTTATGGTTCTATATCCGAAATTAATGAATTACATGATGGCAATTTTTACCCCGACGTTTTTACCCTATACAATGCTCTTCTTTGCAGAAGCAATTTTCTTATACAGTTATTATTACGGCTGGGGAAAATTTTCACCGAAAGTTCACCTGGCTTTGGGGGTCTGCTTAAATATTGTTGGTACAGCCATCATGTTTATAGCCAATGCTTGGTTAACATTTATGAATACACCTAACGGAATAACAGAAACCGGCGCGTTAATCAGTACCTGGGATGCCATTAACAATTTTATCTGGATGCCTATCAACATCCACAGGATTATAGCAAATGTTGCCTTTGGCGGCTCCATTGCAGCAGCTTACGGCGCTTATAAATTCTTAGGCTCTAAAACTAAAGAAGAAAAGGCTCATTACGATTGGATGGGCTATGTAGGCAATTTCATCGCAATCAGTGCGTTGTTGCCGCTGCCTTTTGCCGGCTATTGGCTGGGCAAAGAGATTTATGCATATTCCCAAAGTCTTGGAATCGTTCTCATGGGAGGAACATTCTCCTGGCTGTTTATCATACAAGCTGTTCTCATCGGCAATCTATTCTTAGGCGCCAATTATTACCTATGGCTCAGCATGGAAAGGATTCAAGGCGCCGAACGCTTCAGAAAATTCATAAAATATCTTTTGGCATCCATTACTCTCTGCTTCATCGTTTGGGCTACCCCGCACTCGCTGGTTGCCTCTATAGAAGAAGCCAGAAGAATGGGCGGAGCTCATCATCCAATGCTGGGGGTCCTTGGTGTCATGTCCGCGAAAAATACGGCAGTCAATATTTTGATCTTAACGACTTACCTGAGTTTTCTATTGTACCGCCGCGGTAACAAGGTGCCAACAGTCACCTGGGCTAAAAAGGGCAATACTGCGCAATTCTCCATATTTGCGGCAGTGGCTATTTTTGTGATATTTCTTGGCATCTACGGATATTTTGTCGAGGCGAAAATTCGGATCGGTTTGTCAGTTCCTCAAGTTTTATCTGTCTTATTTGCCATGTTCTCCATAACTATCATCGATGTTTATATGTACAAGAATGCTGAAGTGAAAGGTAAGATTGAATGGGGCAAGATGCCTGCAAGGTCGCAATATGCTCTTTTCTTTTTAGCAATTACATTCACCTGGTTAATGGGGTTGATGGGATATGTCCGCTCCGGATTGCGTCAGCACTGGCATATCTACGGTGTAATGAAAGATACTTCTCCTGACGCATTTACACCCACACTGGGTTACGCCTCCGGCGTTGTTTCAGTTACTGTGCTCATTTTCTTTACATTTATTGCAATCGTATTTTGGCTCACCAGCCTATCGGGTAAAAAGGATTGGGAAGAGAAATCGTTGGAGGCACAGTCATGA
- a CDS encoding MGMT family protein, whose product MTYNKNEVHQIVKRIPKGKITIPSLIAKSLGVPQSVRAIGQEVCRCKAPWVYKVILKGRGENWKFPHPEDKSDCEKRTSYLEGEGIEISSDKKKVLNAERFLWDPNQQ is encoded by the coding sequence ATGACATACAACAAAAATGAAGTACATCAAATCGTTAAAAGAATTCCAAAAGGCAAGATTACAATACCCAGTTTGATTGCAAAAAGTCTTGGAGTTCCGCAATCTGTCAGAGCAATTGGTCAGGAAGTATGCAGATGTAAAGCTCCTTGGGTATATAAAGTTATTTTGAAAGGCAGAGGGGAAAATTGGAAATTTCCACACCCTGAAGATAAGTCAGATTGTGAAAAACGTACCTCTTATTTAGAAGGAGAAGGGATTGAAATATCCTCAGATAAAAAAAAGGTATTAAATGCTGAAAGATTTTTGTGGGATCCGAATCAACAATAA